The Malus domestica chromosome 17, GDT2T_hap1 genome contains the following window.
ATGCACAGATCACCCTAACATGCAGTGGGTTTGCGTATCAATTTCTTAGTATGATAAGACTTTTGAAAACATATTTTTGGAATTTCAGAGGGATATAGCTCAGTGTCGGTATCCTTATCGGAttcaactttttcttttgaaaaattATGAATGTAGCTCAGTTACTTAGTACTCactagtttcaaaaataaaaaataaaaaaaattgaatccaatGAATGATAACAAATAGTTTCTTATgattttttagtacatcgatatttttacactaaggggagagggagttcggttaagccacacaatgggcagcctaatttgatatcgaattctTCATCCACGAGATTCAGAGTTAAGACCTTTAACtttcaagtgaagaagaatacaatCATATACACCGTAGTATTGAGTGAGAGAAGCCACCCGACGGGCTTTGTTTTCTAAACTAGAGTTCATGGGCTTACCTCTAATATTGGGCCTTAGGGTAACTATCACGCTACGGCGCCGTATTGTCATTACTTGGACCGCGCCTAAAACACCCGATGAAATTAGGGTTTCCAAGTGCAGGACGGGTGCCTATATAATTGAATCGCCTCCTTCAACTCTCCCACTCTATCTCCTCTCCTCCCCGACGCTTCACCTTCCTCGTCACAGTGTCTGGTTATTTTTAGGGTTCTAATTCGGGGCTCCATAGCCGTTCTTTTTCTGTCAACCGCAGATTTTATTCGTCTCTCTGTTTTTGATTTTCTGTGGTTGTGTTATGTGTTGTTTGAAATTAGGGTTTATGTTTTTGGAGGTGGATTTGGGATTGAAGTGATGCTACTTTCCCCATATGATCGAAGCTGATTCAAACTTGCgctatttttaatttccaagCCAGAACTCTGATCTTTCTCAAATCCCCAAAATCCActgtctttatttattttttgtttattaatttttttttaaaaaatttcttcaGGGTGTTTgaattttatgttttgtttttatatttcaatatttatgtttttgaattttggggtttttttttaaaaaaaaaaagaaagaaaagatggaAGTGATGATTATTTCCCCAAATGATCGAAGCTGAAATAACTGAGCGAATTGTATCTCTGTATTACACAGAGACCACCAAGCCAGGTGTATCTGATCCATCTTTCTGCACAAtatatcaaaaaaaaaatttatgatttttaTGTACGTTTTGGGTCTCAAATACTGATACATTATGaattagaatcatatcttaattCTGTTCGGCCTTCACCTTCGCCGCGGTTAATACCGCAGTGATCGGCGGTGACATAATGCTTCTTTACGGAACTCTCAAGcaccataaccatttatttcAGAATTTATTTGGGACGTTCAGATGTCTACATTTACGAAAAACATTCAAAGACAATGCGGAAGCAAATTGCAATGACGAATTTTTACCTCGCCACCCACAAAAACCAATGTAAGTGCTTGAATTGCGCTTGAAACTGGATCGAATTTGGGATTTTAGGGTTTGCGATGAGAGTGCTTGTAATTGATTAGTCCCGTACGAAAACAGAACAACTTGAATGGGGTTTAACATTGCGATGGTCACGTGAGTTATTGACAACGAACGTTATGTAACGGTGTACCTGTGTAATAAAAAACCTTCTCATGGAACAGGGTGGTACATGGTAGGTGTCAAATAAAAggcaaattaagaaaaataaaaggcaaattaagaaaaataaaagccaACCTACTCTTCCTATCAGAGTTTTGGCGCCGCTGGGGATGACACAACTTCAGAAAAACATGTAGGGTGAAACATTTAGGTTCAACTAGAAATGTCAAAACTGTAGTGAGAGCTTTAACATATGCATGCGCATGTGGTGAAAGAAAAATTTACGATCGATGAAATCTTGTGACGTACTTGCTCTAAAAGCGTTTGTTTATACTCGATATTGCACTCTCGGCCCATACATTTTAATGATCAATAGGGCGTTGATATGAAAAAATCAAGTTACTCGTCAAACAGTTGGAGGAAGAGAATTGGTGTCCGTTGCATCTTAAAAAACACACTTACTTCAAAGGAAGACAGCAAACGCGAAGAAATTTTTGGAAAACCACGGCAATTCTAACTTTTGGAATGCTGAGAAATAAGAgaaattttcatcaattttcttcaGTTCTTCGCATGCTTCCGCCAGTCCCATTGAAACTATGGTTTTTGGTCTGGTTTTTCGTATTGGTTGATCTAGAACGAGAGGGAGATGGAGTTTTAGATTAAGAAAGTTTTAGTGTATTCACGCGGAGAGAGTATTATTACTTAcagatttttgaattttatttagaaGTTTTCATATACGTGAGTTTATGTCTAAAGTTTTAAGACTTGTAGCGGTCAAACTCTAAAAGACACTAAGAGTATcttcaaatgagatgtcaaaatgtTCACATAAgctataacagtaaaaaaacCACACTAATGTTCTCCAACTGAAATGTCAAATTCTATGTGGTGATGACATGGATTGGTAGCAAGAGaattgctgtcaaatttgacagcagtttcaaaattaattattaatgctttttattagttttttgttGGTTTAATCATCATTGCAATTAATGTTGTTGTTGACCCGTTTCCCTTTTGTTCAATCGAGATAAGTGAACGGTCCCCTTTTGTTAAAAAGAAATAGTGAACGGTCTGGATTTCATAATTATTAAATgccttttattaatttaatcatttattttataatataataaaataataatttaatttgacatatcagttggacaataaaattttaaaagataTCAAAATGCCATATAAGcagtcaaatttaaattttatgttcaaaACCTTAATTGCTAACAAATAAACTTCAACATGCCACATAGACAATAAACCTTTGGAGATGCTGTAAAACATTTTGGTTATAATGATGATTGTGGCTTCTTTGCGCCCTAAAAACAGTTCAACTTCAATATTTGTCACATCATCAATTTTATAGATAATTAAACGGTCAAACAAACTGAATTCTTTCTAAAATATCTActatttttttgtgaaaaaaaaatccaaattagtACCTAATCTAAACTTACTCCAAAATCTTTTGAATTCTAAATAGAATATACACCAATTTGATCTactgtataaaaaaattaaaaaaaataaaaaccaacttaCGTAAACAAATTCATCATAACTATAACGTTTCTATTTAATAATAGGGTTTTTATCTAAAATGGTTTTTGAGATCTGCATAACTCCTTACTTTGAtcatgagatttaaaatcaataaaattgtTCCCTGAGTTTGTCCATATCAATAATTTTGATCattcattgaaaaatctccattacaTAAGAATAGAATGATCAAAATACCTTTAAGTTTTattaaatcattttggtcaattgtttattaattaagagtatatttgtcattttgatctttatttaacataattttgcaTTAAAAGATCAAAATAATTGATGATGAACAATCTCAAAAACGAAttatattgattttaaattttagaacCACAAAATAATGTATTATTCAAATCTCAACTATCATTTTCGTTAAGAAGCCTCAATAATATCATGAAATGTGAAGCGGAAACCGCTTCAATATAATTCACATGTGAATTTTCACCATTTAGATTGATCCTGAACTTGATTTCCGTTAGTCCGTGTCGGTCAGGTGGACATGCGGTTTTTGATGGTTGATTGAATAGCTGCGAGTCCAGAAACAAATTAAAGTCTCAAAAGAAATGCGGAGGGCCAAAACCCCTGTCCTCCTTGTCGCCGCAACTGGCCTCACCTTCCACGCCTTCAACTCTGATTTCCTCTCGTCCTCCTCCGCCGATATCCTCCCATCATTCCCAGAACACCTCCGCACACCAATTCACGGCGTCGTTCGGTCTTCCCGTGCAATCTCCACCGTCTGTTTCCTCCCTCCCTCACATTCTCCAGTTTATTTGTCTATCAATTGCATTTTGTTAGAAATATGTTTCCGGAAATTGCAGATTGCGTTGACTGCCGTTGACTACAAGCTTACTCTGCGTGGAATCCCAGAGGACTCCGATGAGTACCGTCAGAAGCTATCCCAGGTTATTATGTtatcttgcttttcttttgATATGAATGTTCAATTAATTTGCAGAAGAAAtggaattttaattaaattgttaaattaatttgcAGAAGAAATAGAATTTTATGTTTGCTTGTAGCCTGATAAGTGAGAATCATATGAAAGAGGTTCACTTCAGTTGTATTGTATGTCTTATGATGGTGGCATTTAGGTTCATAGTCGTTCCGCTTCGAGAATTCTGAAGCTGTGTGAGGCCAATAGAGGATTTTATGTGAAAGCCGGTCAATTTGTGGCCGCTCTGCGACAGGTTCCGAAAGAGTACTCATCAACCCTTTCCTCATTGCAGGATCAGGTATGAATGAACAATGTGGTTGTATCTATATTTTGATGCGTATACTTGTATGGTTGTATAGGTGGAAATTAATCTAACCCTTATGAAATGGTAACTATCTGGTAACTCATCGGCTTAGGCAGTTCCTTGTCATTTGAAAGCAATTAAAGAAGTGCTGATCCGCAATCTGGGACACAAGCTGTCAGATGTGTAAGTACTTCATCGTGTTACAAGCATTACATCACATTGCAGTAGTGGGAACCCagataaaatcataaaattaaaataaaaataaaacataaactcTTAAGACGGGTTCTTAATTACAGGTGAGTTTTTCTGTACCGTAAGGGATTATGAAGGATAGATATAAACTTTGGCATTATATTGGGGTTTCTTAGTTTGTAAACGGGGGGAGACGGAGGGTAAATGGCATATGGCTTCTTCCTTATTTGTTTTTCCTCATTTGTTATAGCATGTTTGCTGCTGCCATTTTCCTGGTTTgtatatttctttaaaaattacTGCACCTTCCTTGTGTGATTCTTCAATGGAACTCTAAACTTGAATAAAAATGCCAGGATGTATGATTTTGGGATCACAATGTTTGATGAACCACAATATTTGTCCTAAAGTCATACATCATGGCcctttttttgtcttattgttaCTGTTACTCCTTTTTCCTAACTTGGTGAACCACAATATTTGTCTAgggtgtgctatctacacacctctttttacttctcacacatcatttgttaatttctgtccgttgatcttcttcaattcatctgatccaacgaccaaaaattaaaagggtgtgtgagaagtaaaaaggggtgtgtggatatcacacccctatttgTCTTATTGTTACTCCTTTTTCTCTCCCAACTGCTTATCAAGCATTGTCCTagtcatttatttttttgtaacatGTACCTAAAAACCTTTTGCATCTTAATGTGTTGTGCCATGGAACTCTGTAATTCAATGTTGAAATACAATTATTTTACTGACTTCGGCATTTACCTCAGGTTTCTGTCACTTGATGAGCTTCCCATAGCCGCTGCATCTATTGCTCAAGTACACAGGGGAGTTCTTAAGGATCATCAAGAAGTAGCAGTTAAGGTTGGTGAGCAGAGAAACTTCTGTTTTAGTaatttgcatttgatttcaaaacaaattaacttgtaattgtaattgtaattggtTAATGGACCAGAAACTCTTATGCAGTGCTATCTGTACTTTAATTTGAATTCATTAGGAGAATATAAAAAACAGAAAGGAATGTGTAGTGGTCTCTTGAGAATTCTGGATGGAACTTGTTAATTCTCAGGAAGTGAGAAAAGCTTGGTGGGTAGCTTGACCAAATTCCTGAAGTTTTAGTTCCTTTAGACATTCAAACTTCCTTGAAGCGTGGGAATATAACTTCAATCTCTAACATTAACATATGTGATTATCATTTAGTCGAATTACATTTATAATACCCaaattttcatgtattttaccAATATAAGAACATGACTTTATGATATCCCTTTTGGCATTTCCTATACAACACACTGTTGAGCACAAGTTTAAAACTACCCAAGTTGAGATATAAACTGTCCACCTAGATAAAGAAACTTGCAAAGACACCAAAATACCAAATAAAAAGGACACAAAAGTTGGCTGTACAGTAAGTTTAGCTCATTAGTGTCAAAAGGGAAAGCAAGGTAAGGAATCTAGTTGCAATGGTCAAGGCAGGCGGACAAGAAAGACAGGTCAAGTAAACTCTTTCAATCTTGAAATGCTGTGTTGAAGATCAAAGTATAAAAAATAACAGCATGCCACAAATATTGAAGCTTGCTTGTGAACAGTAAAACATAATCATCGTCAAGAAACAAGTATCCCATGACAATATACTCTCACCCTGAACCAGCCAAAACAAGGACGAGATGGATAAAATGGTTGGACAATagcttaattttatttttaaagaggAAACTTCTTGGaggcaaaacaaaggtgagaaGTGATTTAAGTTTAAAATAGTTTCACAAAAAGATTATTTACCTGAATTTCATGACATCTGATAAAATTTTCCATTCCTCAACCATTTCTTATACTTGAAAAAATGAACATATGCTTGTCTTTTCTGTGATCACTACTACTTTTTTTGGCATCTGAAGTTTTTCCTTCTCAAGAAAACAGATTTATACGGCTGCAGTgattattaatttgttttatcaTTTGGATAATAGGTGCAGTACCCAGGTCTGGAGCAGCACATGAAAATAGATACAGCAACCATGTATTTCCTTTCAAAATCCCTTACATTGGTACACACTGAATCTCATGACACTTTTAAATTCATATTTGCTTGCAGATTGATATTGTAGTTGCAATGATTTTGTCGGTCCTAAAAAGTCGTTCAAGTTTCTAAATAGTAATACTTGACAGAGATGTGATTTGTGGAGTTTCTGTGCAATTGTAGTCAATCAAGAACCTTATGCTTGTTCAAGGATTGTTATTCCTTGACCTTCAATTTTGGAGTTGACAATTTGCATGTTTAAACAAACCAGTTTTGCAGGCCAAGCCAAACTAATTTGTTTGATCCCTCGAGTGTGTAGGCTTATTTGCAGCCTTGGTTTTATGATATTATGCCTAGTGCTATGTTCTGCTATCAATGTATGTCCCAAAATGTGCTTAATTATTAGTTCTTGAGTTGGATCTGTGTATAATGTATACTATGTAAATTCATTTATGCATGTATGTGAGTTTCCACTTTCCATACATGTATTGATTTGAAGCCTTTTTATTGCTTTTAACAATAAATTTAGAATTATATTCTCAGAAATTAAAAGAAGGCCCATTTGTCCTCCTAGTTCTTTCTTTTGGTGTAACTTGGAAAGTAACATTGtggatatttttcttttgctaatGTTTTTACTAGGGGAAATAAGTATATTATCAGGAATAGtgaatttcaaaagaaaatgagTTTGTAATTATGAAACAAACACAATGATTTCCTCGTTGTAATTATGAAACAGACACCCCCAGTTACTTAATGACCTTTCTCTTATCCATTTTACAGTTTTTCCCGGAATACAGATTTGACTGGCTGGTATCGGAGTTCGTACTTGCTATATCTCTCGAACTTGGTGAGTTGTAAGATGACATCAATAATTAGACCACTGCCATTGGATTAGACTTCATTGATTGCCTACTATTTAAATAGTCTTACTCAAGGAAGGAGCACCATAGCTATTTTCTTCATAGCATTTTATTTCTTCTCAAATTGTTGTCGAATATACTCTAGACAATGATGGTTTTCTCCTCTCTGACGGTTGCACAGACTTTATTCAGGAGGCTAGGAATTCTGAGACAACTGCCACTAACTTTGCAAACAACAAATGGGTCAAGATTCCTCGTATATTTTGGGTAATATAGCTGGGATACTCCTCTTTAATATTTATTGGGCCATCTGAAATATCTTTCATTTGTGAATACAACAAGCTGACCGCCATATATGTATCCAGGACTTGACCACTACTCAAGTGCTAACAATGGAATTCTGTACGGGCCACAAGGTATAGCCCTTTGAACTTTCTTATGTAGTACGCATCTAGGTATGCTTGTCATATTCTGGAGTTTATCAAATTTGTTGACAATTTCCAGTTCTCTCTAATTTCTGAAACTTTTTTAgaaggaaatggttggttaGCTAATATTGCAGGAAAAAGATTGAGTgcttgtttggatgtgcttttaaaatgactgaaagcgcttttggaaccaatccttgGTAAAAATGCAGGTAAATTCcggaaaagcacttaaagtgcttcctagaagaagcacataactggtgcttcttgcagaaagcactttaagtgcttttggaaccaaaaaacattttctctaaaagtgcttttagccattttaaaagtacatccaaacgagctctgaaattttctctcaatcgccaTGGGACAGCCCAGTGATGGTGGATAATAGGTTAGTAGTATGCCATGTAGGTGTAGGTAAGGAAACTGGTATAGGTGTTGACCTGTTAGTTTATAACACGATAACTTTAGAATGGGCTACATGtgttatttaatatataaatatggcAATCTACCATAAATTTTCTGCAAGTAGTTCATAAATTAGTTTCTATAATGTTGGTTGTAGTGGGCCATGAATATACTTGTTATTGCCATGGACTCTATGTGATAATACACAAGTATAAAAGGGCGTAATGTAGCACTGGTTAACTTAGAGCTTGCATTCTATGATATGTTATATTGAGGCTAAACCAAGTGACAAAAAAAGAAGTTGATATggggtttattttttaaattgtgtcaataAAGATTCGTTCTGATGCCTCTGAAGTTGCTGAAACTGCAGTGATCTTACTGCAGAAAATCAAATAATGGAATAAAACAATGTAGAGTTTAGGCTTCAAAACCAAGACCATAAGTTGTTTTTTACATATAGACATGTTCTCAAACACTTCTGCATTGAATTGATGcattttgtctatatttttggGCTACTAGTACTAGCTCTCTTAATTCTAATTCTAACAAGACTCGAGGctccaaaataaaaaagtgtaaaacaaaattaaaagccCTTAAACTATCATGAATCCTTCGAGCAAattttgtttatgttattttggcTAGTCAAAAGTTTAGGGGGAGGGGAGGCTACCCCATCCCAGGGCCAAGGCATACCACAAGCCTCCAGTCATAAGAAGGATGACTCCAGTCACTTAAAATTTTATTGAAGTCAAAGAAAAGTATAACagttaatttttaataatattgttAATGACAGTAACTAGCCTAAAAAGCCATAGGAAGGATGATGAGCAGATCTTAttatgaatttgaatcacttttTGGTATGGTTttcattatttgtttttgttttgtaagtCTGCCTTTCATGATATTTTTAATGAACTTGAACTTGTTGCCTGTATCATTATATTATATTCTGATATCTGTGCTGCTAATTCCGCTAATAATAATTTCTTTAGAACTCAGGTTGATGATGTACAGTTTCTGGAGGAAAGGAGTATAAACCCAATGAAGGTTAGTTTTCAGGTTTACCTGCAGATTTTCTGTATATTGTAACGCCAGCACAAACAAAAACTCTGAACTTCATTATATGTTTTAAAACTCAATTTGAGCTCAGCCTATCTGATATTAGGCTGTTTAAATCATCTGAGCTGGACCTTTTTGGGTGGCTGGCTTTATAGGCGGTTGAGGCAGCAGTCTTCTATGCTTTTATCTACGCATATAACTAAATCTGATGGCCAAGATTAAACAGCAATAGCAAATGAGAATGAGCCAAGTCAAAATACGGTCGGGCATGCTAGAACGTGTTTTTGTAATCCAACTGGGATTCAGAAACTGTAGTTTATgctaaaaatcttatttaaagTGTGCATGTGTGTGCATTGTCACGTAAGGTCATACATTTGCATGCATACACATTAATGAAGCCTTGTGTAGTTACGATAATGTTTCGTCAAGTGCTTCTCTTTAGTTTGTGTGTGCTAGGCGAAAGTAT
Protein-coding sequences here:
- the LOC103405887 gene encoding uncharacterized protein — encoded protein: MRRAKTPVLLVAATGLTFHAFNSDFLSSSSADILPSFPEHLRTPIHGVVRSSRAISTIALTAVDYKLTLRGIPEDSDEYRQKLSQVHSRSASRILKLCEANRGFYVKAGQFVAALRQVPKEYSSTLSSLQDQAVPCHLKAIKEVLIRNLGHKLSDVFLSLDELPIAAASIAQVHRGVLKDHQEVAVKVQYPGLEQHMKIDTATMYFLSKSLTLFFPEYRFDWLVSEFVLAISLELDFIQEARNSETTATNFANNKWVKIPRIFWDLTTTQVLTMEFCTGHKVDDVQFLEERSINPMKVAEVLLEAFAEMIFIHGFLHGDPHPGNILVSPEGPNGFSLVLLDHGIYKQLDEGFRLDYCQLWKALILLDSKKLHHLGERFGVGKYSRYFPVIFTGRTIDSKSALGKTMSVEEKSNLKQELKSLKMEDISSFMESLPSDFLTILRTDGLLRSIVSKLGAPQRVRLLAYGKYALYGLSPKLNPESDFSMEVKLSRLKAKVSYLWLRLILGVIELRLQLGKVKLLLHILYEKLGGATRRILLISS